A portion of the Sulfurospirillum diekertiae genome contains these proteins:
- the flgA gene encoding flagellar basal body P-ring formation chaperone FlgA produces MQYSINSNVLVSALTDRNVTVIDSSDGVVIFKHNCTLMGKADAIEDAFLKKFQEASPSVLIDEKPRISTKSSLPADFKRYQLIDVHIPENTLKKNSGSFVAIFKVGNREKKLYFSYEMNAKMLVFKAKRNLLNGKILTNDDYESIWMSLEGIPSRAVLNEIPQNAMTKTSIKEGQVIADYHFDVRKTLSKKDSIRALLKEGGLVIEVPATLVEDADIGDVVKIKTEQGKILNAKIVSSKEAVILE; encoded by the coding sequence ATGCAGTATTCAATTAACTCTAATGTACTTGTTTCCGCTCTAACAGATCGCAATGTGACTGTGATTGATAGCAGTGATGGCGTTGTTATTTTTAAACATAATTGTACATTAATGGGCAAGGCAGACGCAATTGAAGATGCTTTTTTGAAAAAATTTCAAGAAGCTTCTCCCTCGGTTCTTATTGATGAAAAACCGCGTATTTCAACCAAATCTTCACTCCCTGCGGATTTTAAACGTTATCAGTTGATTGATGTGCACATTCCTGAAAATACACTCAAAAAAAACAGTGGTTCATTTGTCGCAATTTTTAAAGTAGGAAACAGAGAAAAAAAACTCTATTTTTCTTATGAAATGAACGCTAAGATGCTTGTATTTAAAGCAAAACGTAATTTGCTTAACGGTAAAATCCTCACAAACGATGACTACGAGAGCATTTGGATGAGTTTAGAAGGCATTCCTTCAAGAGCTGTTCTAAATGAAATACCACAAAATGCGATGACAAAAACCAGCATTAAAGAGGGACAGGTTATAGCAGATTATCATTTTGATGTGAGAAAAACTCTCTCAAAAAAAGATAGTATAAGAGCCCTCCTAAAAGAAGGTGGCTTAGTGATAGAAGTTCCAGCGACGCTTGTAGAAGATGCTGATATTGGGGATGTTGTTAAGATTAAAACAGAACAAGGCAAAATTTTGAATGCAAAAATTGTATCATCTAAAGAAGCGGTAATCCTCGAATGA
- a CDS encoding methyl-accepting chemotaxis protein, which translates to MKKNVVPDSEITAARSTFEMVLNDLIHVTSEFLPTGQAKDHIPMIEKNMKEFFDKALKSDFYSDPTLKQNLNEAYDRYSQKIAPQYQRIYALYVKDNREDIGDMAVEIEADCKYISQRFDNISKFTNQRVKDISVEISTKLKQNLYLVIAISLAVLAITSSLLLSISRYIVKRIGRIGDHLSDITQDLALNRPLEVLNHDEIGHISEHLNTLLSTLQQALIKAKLTMTTNSEINKNVQNSSQKINDLAEDQDRIVENVKKLTSKINRELQESRDISETSATYMKEDYVMLDEMIKTLDQIVESINSVSQDEQHISSQMHDLAEQTTQIRSVLDMIKDIADQTNLLALNAAIEAARAGEHGRGFAVVADEVRKLAERTQKSLSEIDVTISVVVQSVSSASENIKENSQKVVNLNEDAIKISSMANETKEKTSKSLEITNVAYEKALSISKEIDNLTQGVEAATGLAHENKKIADNLMSVSTNLNLSTAELEKEITIFKV; encoded by the coding sequence ATGAAAAAAAATGTAGTGCCCGATAGTGAAATTACCGCGGCACGTAGCACTTTTGAAATGGTTTTAAATGACCTGATTCATGTCACAAGTGAATTTCTACCTACTGGTCAGGCAAAAGATCATATTCCGATGATTGAAAAAAATATGAAAGAGTTTTTTGATAAAGCGCTCAAAAGTGATTTTTATTCTGATCCTACTTTAAAGCAAAACCTTAATGAAGCGTATGACCGTTATAGTCAAAAAATTGCACCACAATATCAACGTATCTATGCATTGTATGTCAAAGATAATCGTGAAGATATAGGCGATATGGCAGTTGAGATTGAGGCAGATTGCAAATATATATCACAACGTTTTGATAATATCTCAAAATTTACCAATCAAAGAGTGAAAGATATTAGTGTAGAAATAAGCACAAAACTCAAACAAAATCTTTATTTAGTCATTGCTATTTCACTAGCGGTTTTAGCCATTACTTCTAGCCTTCTTCTATCTATTAGCCGTTATATTGTCAAACGTATTGGACGTATTGGAGACCATCTCTCTGACATCACACAGGATTTGGCACTTAACCGTCCTTTAGAAGTCCTTAACCATGATGAAATTGGGCATATCAGCGAACATCTTAATACCCTCCTTTCAACGCTTCAACAGGCCTTGATTAAAGCTAAACTAACGATGACAACCAACTCTGAAATCAATAAAAATGTACAAAATTCTTCTCAAAAAATTAATGATCTTGCTGAAGATCAAGATCGTATTGTGGAAAATGTTAAAAAACTTACCTCTAAAATTAATCGTGAATTACAAGAATCACGAGATATTTCAGAGACATCAGCAACGTATATGAAGGAAGATTATGTCATGCTCGATGAAATGATTAAAACGCTTGATCAAATTGTTGAAAGCATTAATAGTGTTAGTCAAGATGAACAACATATCTCCTCTCAGATGCATGATTTGGCAGAGCAGACAACCCAGATTCGTTCTGTACTGGATATGATCAAAGATATTGCAGATCAAACGAACCTTTTGGCACTGAATGCTGCCATAGAAGCAGCCCGTGCAGGTGAGCATGGACGTGGTTTTGCTGTCGTTGCAGATGAAGTGAGAAAGCTTGCAGAGCGTACCCAAAAATCACTTTCCGAAATTGATGTTACCATCAGTGTTGTGGTTCAAAGTGTATCAAGTGCCAGTGAAAATATCAAAGAAAATAGCCAAAAAGTGGTTAATCTCAATGAAGATGCCATTAAAATTTCATCAATGGCAAATGAAACAAAAGAGAAGACTTCAAAAAGTTTAGAGATTACCAATGTAGCCTATGAAAAGGCACTCAGTATCAGTAAGGAGATTGATAATCTCACGCAAGGAGTGGAAGCAGCAACAGGTCTTGCCCATGAGAATAAAAAGATTGCTGATAATTTAATGAGTGTCTCAACTAACCTCAATCTCTCAACAGCAGAACTAGAGAAAGAGATTACTATTTTTAAGGTATAA
- a CDS encoding molybdopterin molybdotransferase MoeA: MNKGQVVSFDEAVALSQDLVSTKPYCVWVSVFEALGRTLAKDIICKKNLPSYNNAALDGFAFKHQEGLSELLIKTTILAGNVVEPSLGENECYKIMTGAKVPDDADTIIPFEDCLLYDEHKIILSPNVKKGNALRLKGEEERVGALLLSEGTCLSSRDIALLASQGISMVEVYKKLAIAVFSTGDELKSPWEIASEDEIYDINALSLMALLREHGFAAQYCGVIPDNLEAATAYFAQMKQYDVLVTSGGVSMGEADFVERALLINGFKASFHGINIKPGKPTMMGKMGETIVASMPGNPLAAYVNAFLFLIPVLKKFQGQKKFNFEVIYAQNSEPFKVKSGRINLVLGTYNEGAFYAFDGNRYGSGMVKPLVNSNALWISDETTTHVESGEEIKLLLF, from the coding sequence ATGAATAAAGGGCAAGTGGTTAGTTTTGATGAGGCAGTCGCGCTAAGTCAAGATCTCGTATCGACTAAACCTTATTGTGTATGGGTTAGTGTCTTTGAAGCTCTTGGGCGAACACTTGCCAAAGATATTATATGTAAAAAAAATCTCCCTTCTTATAACAACGCAGCCTTGGATGGGTTTGCCTTTAAACATCAAGAAGGGCTAAGTGAACTCTTGATTAAAACAACGATTTTAGCGGGCAATGTGGTTGAACCAAGTTTAGGCGAGAATGAGTGCTATAAAATCATGACAGGTGCCAAAGTCCCTGATGATGCCGATACTATTATTCCTTTTGAAGATTGTCTTTTATACGATGAGCATAAAATCATTCTCTCTCCAAATGTGAAAAAAGGCAATGCCCTTCGTCTCAAAGGAGAAGAAGAACGCGTTGGTGCTCTTTTACTCAGTGAAGGAACGTGTTTAAGTTCACGGGATATCGCTTTGCTTGCCTCGCAGGGTATCAGTATGGTTGAAGTCTATAAAAAGCTTGCTATCGCTGTTTTTTCAACAGGTGATGAGCTCAAATCTCCTTGGGAAATTGCAAGCGAAGATGAAATTTACGATATCAATGCGCTCTCTTTAATGGCTCTTTTGCGCGAGCATGGCTTCGCTGCGCAGTATTGTGGCGTTATTCCCGATAATTTAGAAGCTGCAACCGCCTATTTTGCACAAATGAAACAGTATGATGTTTTGGTGACCAGTGGGGGTGTCAGTATGGGCGAAGCGGATTTTGTGGAACGGGCACTGCTCATAAATGGTTTTAAAGCTTCATTTCATGGTATTAACATCAAACCAGGAAAACCGACGATGATGGGCAAGATGGGAGAGACAATTGTGGCTTCTATGCCAGGAAATCCTTTAGCTGCTTATGTCAATGCGTTTTTGTTTCTCATTCCTGTACTCAAAAAATTTCAAGGTCAAAAAAAGTTTAATTTTGAAGTGATTTATGCACAAAACAGTGAGCCTTTTAAAGTTAAATCAGGTCGTATAAACCTTGTTTTGGGCACATACAATGAGGGAGCTTTTTATGCATTTGATGGCAATAGATACGGTTCAGGCATGGTTAAACCCCTTGTAAACAGTAATGCGCTTTGGATCAGTGATGAGACAACAACGCATGTAGAATCGGGAGAAGAGATTAAACTTTTGTTATTCTGA